CTACGTGATCGAGAGAACCGTCGGCCGGGTCACGCAAGACGGCAGGACCGGGATCGCCATGACAGCACGACTAGGGGCCGTTGCCTTTGAACCACTCACCGAATCGAGTGGCCAGCCAATCGGCGAAGTTCTGCGAAACCGCAGTTTCCTCGATGTCGAGTTGGCCGGACGCGATCCGAACGCGACCACAATTACGGTCTGGGTCTACCCAGATAGCTTCGGAGAACTTCGCCAACTTAAAGAGCACTTGTATCAGCGAGGATTCGCTACCGCCGCGCGACCACTGATGGATGGCCAAGCCATTATTTTCAGTAGCACCGGGACGCGTTCAAAAGCCCAGTGAGACGCATCGGTCACACGCCCATCGCTTCAGAGAACCTTCCACGGTACTACGGAGCATGCGTCGGTCGGATGAGCCGATTATGAAGGCCGTGCGGAAGTGAAGACAGCCAATTGAGGCTGCTGCAATGCGATGGGTATTATCAAAGGTCGACATCAATTGAACCGGAAGTGCTTCGATGTTGTTGGTAGGCGCGTCGACTCCGGTCCGATCGGCCTCGGCAGCGTGGCATCGCGTGCACGAAACCGGGTCAGTTAGACGCGCCGCCATCGACGCGTAGATGCTGGCCGGTCATCCATCTCGCTTCATCGCTAAGGAGAAACTCAACGACACCGGCGATGTCGTCCGGACGGCCAAGTCTGTGGAAAGGCGACAGCTGTCGGAAAAACTCTTTGCGCTCCTCATTGCTATTGGCAAACATGCCCGGTTCAGTCGCTCCAGGGCGAACACTGTTGATGGTAATCTGCCGGTTTCCCAGTTCTCGGGACATCGAGACGATCATGGCGTCAATGGCGGCCTTCGATGCCGAGTACAAGCCGGTACCTTCCCGTGGTCGTTCGGCGAGTTGCGATGAAATGAAGACGATCCGGCCGCCGCGTTCGATCCGGCGAGCTGCTTCACGAATCGTCAAGTACGCTCCTACCGTGTTGACGCGGAGCAGTTTCTGGAACTCGTCCAGGGTCGTTTCTGCAATCGGTCCGCCACCACCGATCCCCGCGCAGGCGACGACGCCCTGAATCTCGCCGAATTCTGAGATGGCAGAGTCAAATAGGCCGGTAACTTCCTGCTCATCACTGAGATTGCATTTCACGGCTACCGCTTTGCCGCCGGTGCCCGTCAGCCTAGCAACGATTTCGTCTGCCGAATCTTTGTCGCTGTGATAGTGCACCACAATGTTCCAGCTAACTTTGGCGAGATGTCGGCAAATTTCGCTACCGATGCCTCCTGATCCGCCGGTCACAATCACGGTCTTGTTGTTTGACACTGTCGTCACATCACCTGAGGAAGAGTAAAGCCATCATTGGCCAAAAGGGCAACTTTGTTACCAATGAACGATCAGGGGGCTGATCCGCCAAGTGGGAGGGGGCTACTTAATGGCACCGAAGGCTGCAAAACATGAGTTCTTGTGAAGCAGTTCGACCTGCGAGAATCCGACCTCCTTCAATAAGGCAAGCTGGTAGGTGACCGGACGAGGCGAGTCTTCCTTGTCGATATATGCGAACACTTGCTCGCGGTAGTCTTCGCCACCGAGTTCGCTGAGATACTCGCCGTATCGATGCCACATCATCGCCTGCACCGCTGGCATCTCGTGGGAAACCAAGTCCGTGATCCATACCGACCCACCGGGTTTGAGCAGTCGGTAGATTCGCGTGAATGCGCTTTGCCAGTCCGCATCATCGCGCAGATGATGTAATACTGCCGCTGCCAAAATCACGTCGAAAGAGGCTGTGGGTAAATCCGCCTCGCGAAGGTCATTCTGCCAAAGCTGCACCTTGTTTGCGCCCGCTCGAATCACTCGCTCTTCCGCTTTGATCATCATCGGGTGGCTCAGGTCGAGGAGGTCGACATCGAAGTTTCGTCCATAGACCTGTCTGAGTTTGACCGTATTATTTCCAGCCCCACAGCCGATATCTAACACGCGGCCAATATCGACGGTCGCTGAAACCGCCGCTCGCGTAATGAGTTCCATCGCCAACGGCGCATCGATCGTTGCTGATTGTCCTGTTTCAAGGTGAGTGAATCGTTCGACGTCATTGTCAAATCGTGCCCGTATTTCAGCGTTGGTTGACTTGCGTGCCAGCGGCGTCGTTGACATGGGGTCCATTGAATCATCTCGGTTACTGAAACGGTGGCGAATGCCCGACCAGAGCGTCTCTTGCGGATCGTTCTTCCATTCAAATTCGGCGCCGGTGGTCGAGCGGTCAACGACCCAACATATCCGCGATCAGGTTTGTAAGCAGCAACGCATCAATCGGCTTGGGAAAGTACTCGTTGCAGCCCATCGCGATACATGATTCTCGTTCACCATCCATCGCGTCTGCGGTTAAAGCGATGATCGGCGTCCTGTATCCAAGCGTGCGAAGTCGAGCGACTGCTTGCCGACCGTCCAGCACAGGCATCTGCATATCCATCAAGATCAGTGCGAAGGGTTCACCTTCACCAGCCGCCTGTTCGACGTGCTTGATGGCTTGGAGACCATTCTCTGCAATCGTTACTTGGGCACCGCATTTCTCCAGGAAATGCTTGCCAACTTGCCAAACGTCACGACGATCATCGGCGAGCAAAATCTTCGCACTGATAGTTGGGAAATCCGCCGGTCGCTCGGTCTTCTTGGCGTCGACGAGTGTGGCTTCGCCCGTACGTGTCTGGGCTTGTTCCGCCGTGATGGGCAAACGCAGCGTAAAACAACTGCCTGTTCCTAGCTCACTCTCCACCTCGATCGTTCCATCCATTCCCTCCGCTAAGCGTTTGCTGATACTCAGTCCGAGTCCGGTACCGCCCGCGTGCCGGGGGGTCTGTTCCTGAGCTTGATTGAAAGGTGTAAAAAGCTTGGTGAGTTGCTCATCCGATATTCCAATCCCAGTATCGGTGACCGAAATTTCCAGACAGTACGCCATTGGTTGGTCGTCGTGATCACAATTCTCCTTCACCACCGCAGCGACGAGCACCTCGCCGTCTTGAGTGAACTTAATCGCATTGCTAATCAGGTTTACCAAAATTTGTCGGACGCGAACTTCGTCTGCGGTGACATCGGTGGGTAAGGGCTGGCGGAGGTCGAACCTCAACGGAACGCCCGCTTCCTTCGCACGTACCTGCATGAGGATTTCGACTTCTTTCAACACTGCTCGAACGTCGATGCTCTGTTTGCCGAAGGTCAGCTTACCGGCTTCAATTTTGGATAGATCGAGGATGTCATTGAGCAATGCCAGCAGATAAGCGCCGTTGCGACGAATGGTGTCGATTTTGTCGAGATAATCGGGATCGTCGGACTCACTGCGGAGGATGTCTGCGAATCCAAGCACTGACGTCAGGGGTGTGCGTAGCTCATGCGACATCATCGCCAAAAATGAGCTTTTGGCATCACTGGCCTGCTGAGCGGCTCGATTGGCTTCTTCGAGTCTTTGCTGGGCCTCGACCTGAGCGGTCACGTCGTGCTGCACGCCCACAAAGTTGACAATCTCACCATCCTGGTCACGGACCGGCGTGATGCTGAGGTCGTTCCAGAACGCGGTGCCATCCTTGCGATGATTCAAGATCGCCATCCGAACCGGATCACCGGCTGCCAACGAGCCACGAATCTGCGAGATCGCTTCCTGATCGGTGTCCCGACTCTGCAGGAAGCGACAATTTCGATTGAGCACCTCGTCACGTTCGTAGCCGGTTAGATCAAGAAAACCTTGATTGGCGTAGATAATCGGGTCGTCATCCTGCCGAGGATCAGTGATGACGATGCCATTGATCGCCGACTCAATCGCCAGCTTCTGAAGGCGAATCTCAGCTGCCGCCTCTTCGAGCGAGTTGATATCGATCAGCGTTAATACCAGGCCCTCCGTCGTGTCGTCGCTGCGATAGGGAAGAACGCGTAATAGGAAAAAGGTACCTGCACGATCAGCTACCTTGACCTCCAATTCTCGCTGCGTATCGAGGACCTCATGGAGTTTTTCCGTAAGGTTCGAATAGTTCAGCGCATGCGCAAACTGCTCCATCGACCGCCCGGTGTCTCCACCAGTTAAATGAAACACACGAGCAATTTCAGGAGTGAAGCGGCGAATATACAGATCTCGATCGAGAAAGATCACACCGACGCGTGTGGTCGCCAGTAGGTTGTCCATGTCGTCATTGGCGATCGCCAACTCTTCGACACGGCGTTGATGCTCCGCGTTAACGGTGTACAGTTCTTCATTGACGCTATGCAGCTCTTCGTTCGTACTCTGCAGTTCCTCATTCGATGCGATAAGCTCTTGATTGCTAGCCTGCAGTTCCTCGTTGGAGGTCTCCATCTCCTCCAACGCTGCCTGCAGATTCTCTTGCGAGACCTTTAGATCGCTCTCCAGACTATCGACACGGGTGCGATGCATTTCGGCGGCGGTCGCATCAATGGGACGTTGTGGTTGTGTAGCCGAGCCAGTCGCTTCGATTGCGACAAGAAAGTTGCTCGGCCCGGAGGTACCCTCTGACAACGGTGTGATCGTAATGACGACCTCTTCCTGCCCATCGGCGCCGTCAAAGGTCGTCGGTCCATTACGCACGGACTCAGCTTTTTTGATGGCATGATGCCAAGCTGCCGCGACGGGGTTTCGCAAGGAATCGTCGAGCACTTCCAGCAGATGATTCGACGGTCGACCGCTGCGGTTTCTCAGGAACCGTTCCGCTCCTCCAAACACATGATGGATCTCGCCCGCTTCGCTAACCAGAATACTGCATGGCATTACCTTCGCGAGGACCTGGTCGTATACCTCGATCAGATCCTGATCGACCCGATTGCTGCGAGGCGGCATGGCGGGCAAGGTAACGTGCGGAAGTCTCTCAGCTCGCCTGCCACTCGGAGCCCGCATTCCCATCGACAGGCGTACGTCCCTGCGTTTGCTGTACAGACGCCACTTCGTGTCAATGGTTTTGAACTCGGCGGAAAGTTCGCCCGTGGATTCGCTAGGTCCGAGAAACAAAGTGCCGTTGAGTTTGAGTGCAAAATGGAACATCAATAGCGATTGCCGCTGGGCCGCCGGCTGCAGATAGATCAGCATATTGCGGCACGTCACCAGGTCCATCTGCGTGAAGGGTGCGTCGTTGATCAAGTTATGAGACGCGAAGACGACATAGTTCCGTAGGGTTCGATTGACGTGGTAACCATCACTGGCACGCGTGAAATAACGGGCGAGTCGCTCTTCATTTAACTCACTAAGTGCTTCTCCGGAGTATATCCCCTTGGCTGCAATTTCGAGGGATCCTTGATGTGCGTCGGTGGCGAATATCTTCACCTCAATCGCTCGGTTTTCTTTGCGTAATTCTTCGTCTACCAGAATTGCGATCGAATAAGCTTCCTCACCAGATGCGCACGCGGCCACCCAAATTCGAATCGGCTCGCCGGTACTTTCACGAACGAGCCGCGAGATGCATTCACGCCGTAATCTTTCAAACGCTTCCGGGTCACGAAAGAACTTCGTCACGCCAATCAACAAGTCCTCATACATCTCGCTGAGCTCCGTCGCATCGGTAGCTAGGCGAGTGACGTAGTCGTCAATGGAATCGAGCCCTAATAGAGAAATGCGGCGACGGATCCGGCGTCCCACCGTGCTCGACTTGTATTGAGAAAAATCGATGCCGTAGCGACGGTTCAGTAGCAATGCGATCTGATCAACGCCCTCCATGTTGTTCATCTCCAGCGCCTCGTGCACAAGTGTCTCCTTGGACACAGCACGCTGGGAGTAAGACACGAGTGTTTCGGCAATTGCCGCAGGAGGCAGCACTAAATCGACGCGACCGGTCGCGTTGGCACTCGTCGGCATCCCGCTGAATTTCGCCGATGTTTCATCCTGAACCAGCACGAAACCACCGACGGTACTGACGTCGACAATCCCGCGTGAACCATCGCTACCGGTGCCTGAGAGGATCACCGCCAGGCCGCGATCACCGACATCAGCGGCCAGCGACGTTAAAAACTGATCGATGGGATGGATCAGGGATCGATCATTGCTGCGTTCGGTCAACAGCAGCTTTCCATCGCTGATCACCATCTCTTTCCTTGGTGGGATCAGGTAGATCGAGTTTGGCTGGACCTCAACACAGTTCTCGACGCGGTGGATGGGTATACTGGTGTGGCGAGCCAGTAACTCCTCCATGTGACTTTTAAAGTCGGGTGACAGATGTTGAATGACGACGAACGCCATTCCAGAGTCCGCGGGCATGGCATGAAAAAACGCTTCGAGAGCCTCCAGACCACCCGCGGAGGCTCCGACCCCAACAATGTGAAAGTCTTCGCACTTTTCGCGATCGGGTTCTGCTGCCAGTGCGTCATGGCTCATCTTCAGTCGGTCTCCGTTGTAGGGGCTGCACATGACGTCTGAAATGAGCCATGGATCGTCAAATTCTGTCAGTTAGAGCCTTAATGTGCAAGTTGCGTGCCTATCCTGACTCGTCCGCTGGCAATCTTCCGCTAGAATGGAAGCGCCACCGATTCGCCAATCCGCTTACTACCGCCCAGCCAGGATGTTTTTCAGTTGCCCCGATCCACGATTCGTAAGCTGAACCGACTCTTCGAGCCGATCTGTGCTGCAGGCGTTATCACGCTACTGGTCATCAGCGGCTTTGTCACGCTGCACAGCCTCACAAGGATGTGGCAGGACGTGGACAAAGTGGGTGGCTCGTATGCTGTTCTGGAGACGCTCGATTCGCTGTCGATTGCCCTTCGTGAAGCAGAAGGTTATCAGCGTGGGTTCCTCGTCACTGGGGATGACAGTTATCTCGATCGGTACATGGCGGCCGAGGCAAGTTTGGATGACTTGCTCTCTGAACTCACCCAGCGAACGGCGAACAATCCGTCCCAGGATGAAGTTCTGGATTCTCTCAAACAGTCCATTCGCATCAAACGTGAAGAGCTCAGCTTCACGATCAAGCTGCGACAAGAGGGCAGTCAAGCAGACGCGGACGTGGTTGCCCGAACGAATTTCGGCAAAGACCTGATGGCACAGATTCGTGATGAGGCGGAGTTGATGCGGGGCAACGCGCGAGTGCGATATGCCATGCAATTGGCCGAAACGAAACACACCTACCAAACCGCGTGGCTGACTGGTCTCCTACTCACCCTGTCTGCGCTAGCACTGGTGGGTGGCGTTTTATGGGCGGTTTACCGACAGCGAAGGCTGAAGGAAAAGAACCGTAAACTCGATGAACAGATCCGCTTGTTCCTCGAACAAATCTCCGACTACGCCATCTTCATGATGGACACCGAGTGCCGCGCTACGACCTGGAACGATGGCGTCAAGCAAGTTCTCGGCTTCGATGAGCTTGAGTTCTTAGACCGCGACGTCCGCCCACTCATATTCACGCCGGAGGCCCACGCTTCTGGCGTTGTCGACGCCGAATTTGAAAGGGCTACTAAGAATGGTGCCGCGAGTGACGATCGCTGGATGAAACGCAAGGATGATACTCAGTTTTGGGCATCCGGAATTACCAGCTCCATTCGCAACGCCTCCGGTAAAGTTGTCGGATTTAGCAAGGTCATGCGAGACATGACCGAACAGAAACAGAACAGCGATGAGCTGAGTCGTTTGGCCGCAGAACTCTCCGAAGAATCGCGTCGCAAGAATGAATTCCTCGCCACGCTAGCGCACGAACTCCGTAATCCGCTTTCGCCGATCAAGAGTGCCGTCCAGTTGATGTCGCTAATGGACGTCAGCCCTGAAATTCACGATTTACGCGCGACCATGGAGGTTCAGGTCGAGCAAATCGTTCGTTTGCTCGACGATTTGATGGACGTGTCACGCATTGGACGCGGAAAGATCGATCTTAAGAAACAAGTTGTCGAGATCAGTACGGTCATTGACGCCGCGGTCGACAACGCCCAGTCGCATGTTGAAGCGAATAGCCAGCAGCTCTCCGTGCGAGTTGCTCCAAGTGGATTGTGCGTTGATGTCGATCCCGCCCGCATCACACAGGTGATCTGTAATCTCATCAATAACGCATCGAAGTATAGTGATGTCGACTGTAAGATTGACGTTTCCGCTGAGCGTGTCGACGAGTTTGTCGTCATCACCGTCACTGACAATGGCAGCGGGATTTCACCTGAACGGATTGACGATATCTTCGAGATGTTCG
This genomic window from Allorhodopirellula heiligendammensis contains:
- a CDS encoding class I SAM-dependent methyltransferase, with amino-acid sequence MDPMSTTPLARKSTNAEIRARFDNDVERFTHLETGQSATIDAPLAMELITRAAVSATVDIGRVLDIGCGAGNNTVKLRQVYGRNFDVDLLDLSHPMMIKAEERVIRAGANKVQLWQNDLREADLPTASFDVILAAAVLHHLRDDADWQSAFTRIYRLLKPGGSVWITDLVSHEMPAVQAMMWHRYGEYLSELGGEDYREQVFAYIDKEDSPRPVTYQLALLKEVGFSQVELLHKNSCFAAFGAIK
- a CDS encoding SDR family oxidoreductase, giving the protein MSNNKTVIVTGGSGGIGSEICRHLAKVSWNIVVHYHSDKDSADEIVARLTGTGGKAVAVKCNLSDEQEVTGLFDSAISEFGEIQGVVACAGIGGGGPIAETTLDEFQKLLRVNTVGAYLTIREAARRIERGGRIVFISSQLAERPREGTGLYSASKAAIDAMIVSMSRELGNRQITINSVRPGATEPGMFANSNEERKEFFRQLSPFHRLGRPDDIAGVVEFLLSDEARWMTGQHLRVDGGASN
- a CDS encoding hybrid sensor histidine kinase/response regulator → MPRSTIRKLNRLFEPICAAGVITLLVISGFVTLHSLTRMWQDVDKVGGSYAVLETLDSLSIALREAEGYQRGFLVTGDDSYLDRYMAAEASLDDLLSELTQRTANNPSQDEVLDSLKQSIRIKREELSFTIKLRQEGSQADADVVARTNFGKDLMAQIRDEAELMRGNARVRYAMQLAETKHTYQTAWLTGLLLTLSALALVGGVLWAVYRQRRLKEKNRKLDEQIRLFLEQISDYAIFMMDTECRATTWNDGVKQVLGFDELEFLDRDVRPLIFTPEAHASGVVDAEFERATKNGAASDDRWMKRKDDTQFWASGITSSIRNASGKVVGFSKVMRDMTEQKQNSDELSRLAAELSEESRRKNEFLATLAHELRNPLSPIKSAVQLMSLMDVSPEIHDLRATMEVQVEQIVRLLDDLMDVSRIGRGKIDLKKQVVEISTVIDAAVDNAQSHVEANSQQLSVRVAPSGLCVDVDPARITQVICNLINNASKYSDVDCKIDVSAERVDEFVVITVTDNGSGISPERIDDIFEMFAQIEDSVERGVAGLGIGLTLVRTLVELHGGTVAAASDGIGKGSEFTIRLPAAIAPEVQEAVPAKAPHNVRPMKVLVVDDMRALSVILSRLLTKLGHDVRIVDSGTAALEVLQTFPADVVFSDISMPGMTGYELAKQLRKDHRHRDMKLVAMTGYGQASDRQKALSAGFDEHMVKPVDFKVLQAFFQGDD
- a CDS encoding chemotaxis protein CheB, which translates into the protein MSHDALAAEPDREKCEDFHIVGVGASAGGLEALEAFFHAMPADSGMAFVVIQHLSPDFKSHMEELLARHTSIPIHRVENCVEVQPNSIYLIPPRKEMVISDGKLLLTERSNDRSLIHPIDQFLTSLAADVGDRGLAVILSGTGSDGSRGIVDVSTVGGFVLVQDETSAKFSGMPTSANATGRVDLVLPPAAIAETLVSYSQRAVSKETLVHEALEMNNMEGVDQIALLLNRRYGIDFSQYKSSTVGRRIRRRISLLGLDSIDDYVTRLATDATELSEMYEDLLIGVTKFFRDPEAFERLRRECISRLVRESTGEPIRIWVAACASGEEAYSIAILVDEELRKENRAIEVKIFATDAHQGSLEIAAKGIYSGEALSELNEERLARYFTRASDGYHVNRTLRNYVVFASHNLINDAPFTQMDLVTCRNMLIYLQPAAQRQSLLMFHFALKLNGTLFLGPSESTGELSAEFKTIDTKWRLYSKRRDVRLSMGMRAPSGRRAERLPHVTLPAMPPRSNRVDQDLIEVYDQVLAKVMPCSILVSEAGEIHHVFGGAERFLRNRSGRPSNHLLEVLDDSLRNPVAAAWHHAIKKAESVRNGPTTFDGADGQEEVVITITPLSEGTSGPSNFLVAIEATGSATQPQRPIDATAAEMHRTRVDSLESDLKVSQENLQAALEEMETSNEELQASNQELIASNEELQSTNEELHSVNEELYTVNAEHQRRVEELAIANDDMDNLLATTRVGVIFLDRDLYIRRFTPEIARVFHLTGGDTGRSMEQFAHALNYSNLTEKLHEVLDTQRELEVKVADRAGTFFLLRVLPYRSDDTTEGLVLTLIDINSLEEAAAEIRLQKLAIESAINGIVITDPRQDDDPIIYANQGFLDLTGYERDEVLNRNCRFLQSRDTDQEAISQIRGSLAAGDPVRMAILNHRKDGTAFWNDLSITPVRDQDGEIVNFVGVQHDVTAQVEAQQRLEEANRAAQQASDAKSSFLAMMSHELRTPLTSVLGFADILRSESDDPDYLDKIDTIRRNGAYLLALLNDILDLSKIEAGKLTFGKQSIDVRAVLKEVEILMQVRAKEAGVPLRFDLRQPLPTDVTADEVRVRQILVNLISNAIKFTQDGEVLVAAVVKENCDHDDQPMAYCLEISVTDTGIGISDEQLTKLFTPFNQAQEQTPRHAGGTGLGLSISKRLAEGMDGTIEVESELGTGSCFTLRLPITAEQAQTRTGEATLVDAKKTERPADFPTISAKILLADDRRDVWQVGKHFLEKCGAQVTIAENGLQAIKHVEQAAGEGEPFALILMDMQMPVLDGRQAVARLRTLGYRTPIIALTADAMDGERESCIAMGCNEYFPKPIDALLLTNLIADMLGR